A portion of the Anoxybacillus gonensis genome contains these proteins:
- the mtnW gene encoding 2,3-diketo-5-methylthiopentyl-1-phosphate enolase — protein MITATYLIHDDKDLAKKAEGIALGLTVGSWTDLPQLEQEQLKKHKGVVESIEQLEEDERVNTYFGKRLKRALVRISYPSVNFSADFPAILTTTFGKLSLDGTIKLIDLTFSDELKRAFPGPRFGIDGIREKLGVFDRPLVMSIFKAVIGRDLRYVTEQLKQQALGGVDLVKDDEILFENDLTPFEKRIIAGKEALQDVYEQTGHRTLYAVNLTGKTFELKEKAKRAAELGADVLLFNVFTYGLDVLQALREDDDIRLPIMAHPSFSGAIASSHVYGVSYALLLGKLLRMAGADFSLFPSPYGSVALEKEQTLAIADELTKEEPFVRAFPVPSAGIHPGLVPLLVRDFGIDSVINAGGGVHGHPAGAVGGGQAFRAAVEAVLSGRSLHEAAKENEPLRQALHLWGSAS, from the coding sequence ATGATTACGGCAACCTATTTGATTCATGATGACAAAGATTTGGCGAAAAAAGCGGAAGGGATTGCGCTTGGTCTTACGGTAGGATCGTGGACCGATTTGCCGCAACTTGAACAAGAACAGTTGAAAAAACATAAAGGTGTTGTAGAGTCGATTGAACAGCTTGAGGAAGATGAGCGGGTCAATACGTATTTCGGGAAGCGATTGAAACGGGCGCTCGTGCGCATTTCGTATCCGAGCGTCAATTTTAGTGCCGATTTTCCAGCGATTTTGACGACGACGTTTGGCAAATTGTCGCTTGATGGAACGATTAAACTGATAGACCTGACGTTTTCTGACGAATTAAAACGAGCATTTCCTGGTCCGCGCTTTGGCATTGATGGCATTCGTGAAAAGCTTGGCGTTTTTGACCGTCCGCTTGTCATGAGCATTTTTAAAGCGGTGATCGGTCGCGATTTGCGATATGTGACCGAGCAATTAAAACAGCAAGCGCTCGGCGGTGTCGATCTAGTGAAAGACGATGAAATTTTGTTTGAAAACGACTTGACGCCGTTTGAAAAGCGCATCATCGCAGGAAAAGAAGCGTTACAAGACGTGTACGAACAAACAGGCCATCGGACGTTATATGCGGTCAATTTAACAGGGAAAACGTTTGAGCTAAAAGAAAAAGCGAAGCGGGCGGCGGAGCTCGGCGCGGACGTGTTGTTGTTTAACGTGTTTACATACGGGCTTGATGTATTGCAAGCGCTTCGCGAAGACGATGACATTCGTTTGCCGATCATGGCGCATCCGTCATTTAGCGGCGCGATCGCTTCATCGCACGTATATGGAGTGAGCTATGCGCTTCTTCTTGGCAAACTGTTGCGCATGGCAGGAGCGGACTTTTCGCTTTTCCCATCTCCGTACGGAAGCGTAGCGCTTGAAAAAGAACAGACGCTTGCGATTGCCGACGAACTGACGAAAGAAGAGCCGTTCGTCCGCGCGTTCCCTGTCCCATCGGCCGGCATTCATCCGGGACTTGTGCCGCTTTTAGTTCGCGATTTTGGCATCGATTCAGTCATTAACGCAGGCGGCGGGGTGCACGGTCATCCAGCTGGAGCGGTTGGCGGCGGGCAAGCGTTTCGAGCGGCAGTCGAAGCGGTGCTTTCAGGGCGTTCGCTTCATGAAGCGGCAAAAGAAAACGAACCGTTGCGACAAGCGCTTCATTTATGGGGGAGCGCATCATGA
- a CDS encoding 2-hydroxy-3-keto-5-methylthiopentenyl-1-phosphate phosphatase: MKPVIFCDFDGTITLNDNIIAVMKQFAPPEWEAIKDDILAQKCSVQQGVGRMFSLLPSSLKEEIVQFLLDTARIRDGFSEFVAWTKQQHMPLYIVSGGIDFFVYPLLDGFIEKERIFCNRADFRGETIQITWPYACDEHCQNECGCCKPSLLRKLAPKGAKTIVIGDSITDLAAAKLADHVIARDFLLEKCRELHLPHTPFTTFYDVIDALKESEVIT; the protein is encoded by the coding sequence ATGAAGCCTGTCATTTTTTGCGACTTTGACGGGACGATTACGTTAAACGATAACATTATTGCGGTGATGAAACAGTTCGCCCCACCGGAATGGGAAGCGATCAAAGACGATATACTTGCGCAAAAATGTTCCGTACAACAAGGCGTTGGGCGCATGTTTTCCCTTTTGCCGTCGTCATTGAAAGAAGAAATTGTGCAATTTTTGCTTGACACTGCCCGCATTCGCGACGGATTTTCCGAGTTTGTCGCATGGACGAAACAACAACATATGCCGCTTTATATCGTCAGCGGCGGCATCGATTTTTTCGTTTATCCGTTGTTAGACGGGTTCATTGAAAAAGAACGCATTTTTTGCAATCGCGCGGACTTTCGCGGCGAAACGATTCAAATTACATGGCCGTATGCATGCGATGAACATTGTCAAAATGAATGCGGCTGTTGCAAGCCGTCTCTTCTTCGTAAACTCGCACCAAAAGGGGCGAAAACGATCGTCATTGGCGATTCAATTACCGATTTAGCGGCGGCAAAATTAGCGGATCATGTCATCGCCCGCGACTTTTTGCTTGAAAAATGCCGTGAGCTTCATTTACCGCATACGCCGTTTACGACGTTTTATGATGTCATCGATGCGTTAAAAGAAAGCGAGGTGATCACATGA
- a CDS encoding methylthioribulose 1-phosphate dehydratase: protein MRQKKWEELAEVKRELAARDWFMGTSGNLSLKVSDEPLTFLVTASSKDKRKETAEDFLLVGADGQPAEATSLKPSAETLLHVHIYNKTNAGCVLHVHTVDNNVISEWYGDEGEVVFTNQEIIKAFGLWEEDAVFRIPIIPNFAHIPTLANEFAKHVHESNGAVLIRNHGITVWGKDAFEAKKWLEACEFLCQYHVKLLLLKR, encoded by the coding sequence ATGAGGCAAAAAAAATGGGAAGAGCTTGCGGAGGTGAAACGAGAACTAGCGGCGCGCGACTGGTTTATGGGAACAAGTGGCAATTTGTCGCTCAAAGTGAGCGATGAGCCGCTCACGTTTCTTGTCACTGCAAGCAGCAAAGATAAACGAAAAGAGACGGCGGAAGATTTTTTGCTCGTCGGTGCCGACGGACAGCCAGCGGAAGCGACGTCTCTCAAACCGTCAGCAGAGACGCTTCTTCACGTCCATATTTACAACAAAACGAACGCTGGCTGCGTTTTGCATGTGCATACCGTTGACAACAACGTCATTTCGGAATGGTACGGCGATGAAGGAGAAGTCGTTTTTACGAATCAAGAAATCATTAAAGCGTTCGGGTTATGGGAAGAAGATGCGGTATTTCGCATTCCGATTATTCCGAATTTCGCCCATATTCCGACGTTGGCGAATGAGTTTGCGAAACATGTGCACGAAAGTAACGGGGCGGTACTTATTCGCAACCACGGCATTACCGTTTGGGGAAAAGATGCGTTTGAAGCGAAAAAATGGCTAGAAGCGTGCGAGTTTTTATGTCAGTACCACGTCAAATTATTACTTTTAAAACGATAA
- a CDS encoding 1,2-dihydroxy-3-keto-5-methylthiopentene dioxygenase, with amino-acid sequence MAVIKVRNTGEVIEGKENVAAFLNKQGVLYEHWDASKLPAHLQNKFVLTDEEKADILAAFQSEIEDLAKRRGYQAWDVVALCEQTPNLEELLKKFEQVHTHTEDEVRAIVAGHGIFVIKGDENTGYFDVELEAGDVISVPEGNPHFFTLMDDRQVVAVRLFIDPSGWVAHPYEEKEGE; translated from the coding sequence ATGGCAGTGATTAAAGTGCGCAATACAGGAGAAGTGATTGAAGGAAAGGAAAACGTCGCTGCGTTTTTAAATAAGCAAGGTGTGTTGTACGAACATTGGGATGCAAGTAAACTTCCAGCGCATCTTCAAAACAAATTTGTATTAACAGACGAAGAAAAAGCGGACATTTTAGCCGCGTTTCAATCCGAAATTGAAGATTTAGCGAAGCGAAGAGGCTATCAAGCGTGGGACGTTGTTGCCCTCTGCGAACAAACACCAAATTTAGAAGAGCTATTGAAAAAATTTGAACAAGTGCATACGCACACGGAAGATGAAGTGCGTGCAATCGTCGCAGGACATGGCATTTTCGTCATTAAAGGAGACGAAAACACAGGATATTTTGACGTGGAACTTGAAGCAGGAGACGTCATTTCCGTGCCAGAAGGAAATCCACATTTCTTTACATTAATGGACGATCGTCAAGTCGTTGCCGTTCGGTTATTTATCGATCCATCCGGTTGGGTTGCCCATCCATATGAAGAAAAAGAAGGGGAATAA
- a CDS encoding DMT family transporter — protein MSKYYMLLLLTSALWGGNFVASKLLVAHASPLTLTFIRWTIAVLFLFPIVLKKERSIRLQTRGIVPLIAMGLSGVVLFNVLMFQALRYTSADHVGLISTLNPMAIALVAYVVYRDKLTLRQWLAMIVSLIGVLIVMTHGQLHRLADVNIGDLWMIAAVIMWGVYSACAKAVMTSYSPLAATFWSGVFGVIGLLPFLSSFSVHDVNVSFSLALLYTSVGATVLAMFLWNVGVKRVGATTAGMFLNFNPLFTALFAYILLGETLTLPQWIGSFVTIAGVILFTKK, from the coding sequence ATGTCGAAATATTATATGCTTCTTTTATTGACAAGCGCATTATGGGGAGGAAACTTTGTCGCAAGCAAATTGCTTGTCGCTCACGCCTCCCCACTCACGTTGACGTTTATTCGCTGGACGATTGCGGTCCTTTTTTTATTTCCGATCGTTTTAAAAAAAGAGCGATCGATCCGCCTACAAACGCGCGGCATCGTTCCTTTGATTGCGATGGGGCTTTCGGGCGTCGTGTTGTTTAACGTGTTGATGTTTCAAGCGCTTCGCTATACGTCAGCGGATCATGTCGGTTTAATTTCGACATTAAATCCGATGGCGATCGCGCTCGTTGCCTATGTCGTCTATCGTGACAAACTGACGTTGCGACAATGGCTCGCGATGATCGTTTCACTGATCGGGGTACTCATCGTCATGACGCACGGGCAACTGCATCGTCTAGCGGATGTAAACATCGGTGATTTATGGATGATCGCAGCGGTCATCATGTGGGGCGTTTATTCGGCCTGTGCGAAGGCGGTGATGACATCGTACTCTCCGCTTGCGGCGACGTTTTGGTCTGGCGTATTTGGCGTCATCGGATTGTTGCCGTTTCTTTCTTCTTTTTCCGTTCATGACGTCAACGTCTCCTTTTCGCTTGCCCTTTTATATACGAGCGTCGGGGCGACGGTGCTTGCGATGTTTCTTTGGAACGTCGGCGTCAAACGGGTCGGTGCTACGACAGCAGGCATGTTTTTAAATTTTAATCCGCTTTTTACTGCCTTATTTGCATACATACTGCTTGGGGAAACGTTGACGTTGCCCCAATGGATCGGTTCATTCGTCACCATTGCAGGCGTCATATTGTTTACAAAAAAATAG
- a CDS encoding ZIP family metal transporter gives MVDMLIGSTLSALATGAGAVPILFLSRSLTHQWRDMLLAFTAGVMMAASMLGLIPEALSSGTFLALTVGLCVGVLALTFLEKIVPHIDLAHTESGVKMDKKALLVLAAITLHNIPEGLSVGVSYASGEQTHIGDLIALAIGFQNAPEGLLVALFLFNQHISKGKAFLMATGTGMIELIASVIGFYLTSVVDALVPYGLAFAAGAMLFIIYKELIPESHGDGNEQSSTYAFIIGLLVMVFLIETF, from the coding sequence ATGGTCGACATGCTGATCGGAAGCACGCTATCTGCGCTAGCCACAGGAGCTGGCGCTGTTCCTATTTTGTTTTTGTCGCGCTCGCTAACACATCAATGGCGCGACATGTTGCTCGCTTTTACAGCAGGTGTCATGATGGCCGCGTCCATGCTTGGATTAATTCCAGAAGCGCTTTCTTCCGGAACGTTTCTTGCCTTAACGGTTGGATTGTGCGTCGGTGTGCTCGCCTTAACGTTTCTTGAAAAAATCGTGCCGCACATCGATTTAGCGCATACTGAAAGCGGCGTAAAAATGGACAAAAAAGCGTTGCTTGTGCTTGCGGCGATTACGCTTCACAACATTCCAGAAGGACTATCTGTCGGCGTGAGCTACGCTTCCGGCGAACAAACGCATATTGGCGATTTAATTGCGCTTGCGATTGGCTTCCAAAACGCGCCTGAAGGATTGCTCGTTGCGCTTTTTTTATTTAACCAACATATTTCAAAAGGAAAAGCGTTTTTGATGGCAACAGGGACAGGAATGATTGAACTTATCGCTTCCGTCATCGGCTTTTATTTAACGTCTGTCGTCGATGCGCTCGTCCCTTACGGATTAGCGTTTGCGGCTGGAGCGATGTTGTTTATTATTTATAAAGAATTAATTCCTGAAAGCCATGGCGATGGGAATGAACAATCGTCAACGTACGCTTTTATTATCGGACTATTAGTGATGGTATTTTTAATTGAAACATTTTAA
- a CDS encoding ATP-binding protein: MGRERKKRWLYVLLVMLPCVIGSVWILLWQDEQQQQQLLEETKLFANIHKNDLDRFLTETTVRLETLAIVVSKHIATLKKEEINDILQQMQKQDVRFQRISFVSESTNATMRLAKLTKQTIIDSNRIPTIITPIINEQTNETVGFFVAELRTEYMKHRMKIVYPNASFRLYDEHGAVLLATNKLQASQQTVSVHLNQVPWTIEANVPHVNMKQKIQASLPYILSLIVIIHIIWLFIQYSLLKRQTIVERMETEAQKLELIGTLAASTAHEIRNPLAGIKGFIQLLSEKHKDNESQLYFSVIQNEITRINDIVNEFLILGKPTAQKLEMCDLNHIVQSIHPMIESQAHFHNVIYSFQRADVPLPIRCSKDHLKQVVLNLAKNAIEAMPHGGELTISLEKQGNFGILHVKDTGSGIPKHVSDKLFQPFVTSKQTGTGLGLVVCKRIIDMHEGTIDIHSIEKKGTTITVRFPLGG, from the coding sequence ATGGGGAGAGAGAGAAAAAAGCGATGGTTGTACGTCTTGCTTGTCATGTTGCCGTGTGTCATCGGCAGCGTATGGATTTTGCTTTGGCAGGACGAACAACAGCAACAACAGTTGCTTGAAGAAACGAAACTGTTTGCCAATATACATAAAAATGATTTAGACCGTTTTCTAACGGAAACGACCGTTCGCCTTGAAACGTTAGCGATCGTTGTAAGCAAACATATTGCGACATTAAAAAAGGAAGAAATAAACGACATATTGCAACAAATGCAAAAACAAGACGTTCGTTTTCAACGCATTTCGTTCGTTTCTGAAAGTACAAATGCGACGATGCGCTTAGCGAAACTGACGAAACAGACGATCATCGACAGCAATCGGATACCGACAATTATCACGCCGATTATCAATGAGCAGACGAACGAGACGGTTGGCTTTTTCGTGGCGGAGTTGCGCACAGAGTATATGAAGCATCGCATGAAAATCGTTTATCCGAACGCTTCTTTTCGTTTATATGATGAACATGGAGCGGTTCTTCTTGCGACAAACAAACTTCAAGCATCACAACAAACGGTAAGCGTTCATTTAAATCAAGTGCCATGGACGATTGAAGCGAACGTGCCGCACGTCAATATGAAACAAAAGATACAAGCTTCCCTTCCTTATATCTTGTCGCTTATTGTGATCATCCATATTATTTGGTTGTTCATTCAATATTCGCTATTAAAACGGCAAACGATCGTCGAACGAATGGAAACGGAAGCGCAAAAGCTTGAGCTCATCGGTACACTTGCCGCAAGCACGGCGCACGAAATTCGCAACCCGCTCGCTGGCATTAAAGGGTTTATTCAACTATTAAGTGAAAAACATAAAGATAACGAATCACAACTTTATTTTTCCGTCATTCAAAACGAAATTACACGCATTAACGATATCGTCAACGAATTTTTAATTCTCGGCAAACCGACGGCACAAAAGCTTGAAATGTGCGATTTAAATCATATCGTCCAAAGCATTCATCCGATGATTGAGTCGCAAGCGCATTTCCATAACGTCATCTATTCGTTTCAACGTGCAGACGTACCGCTTCCGATTCGTTGTTCGAAAGACCATTTGAAGCAAGTCGTCTTAAATTTAGCAAAAAATGCGATAGAAGCGATGCCGCATGGTGGCGAACTGACCATTTCTCTCGAAAAACAAGGAAACTTCGGCATATTGCACGTCAAAGATACAGGAAGCGGCATTCCAAAACATGTGAGCGACAAGCTATTCCAACCGTTTGTCACGTCTAAACAAACAGGGACAGGGCTTGGGCTCGTCGTATGTAAACGCATTATAGACATGCACGAAGGAACGATCGACATTCATAGCATAGAAAAGAAAGGAACGACGATTACTGTTCGTTTTCCGTTAGGAGGATGA
- a CDS encoding type II toxin-antitoxin system PemK/MazF family toxin has product MEADTIQRERLRLKKVKKNEKLDEWHPKKIALANEWIENEQTQMKRPIIRGAIFTCELGENIGTEQNGERPVLVISNDWINRTSGSVKIAPLSTKLKTKTITDRKGKTKVVPRLKTHYFLQKEVYPFLAQTSAVKVEELTTVNKVRLKQHIGNINDDDLNKIMNRVKWVFDL; this is encoded by the coding sequence ATGGAAGCAGATACAATTCAACGCGAACGTTTACGTTTAAAAAAAGTGAAAAAAAATGAAAAACTAGATGAATGGCATCCAAAGAAGATTGCTTTAGCAAATGAATGGATTGAGAATGAGCAAACACAAATGAAGCGCCCAATCATACGAGGAGCTATTTTCACTTGTGAACTCGGAGAAAATATAGGCACAGAACAAAATGGAGAGCGACCGGTGCTTGTTATTTCCAATGACTGGATTAACCGTACATCTGGAAGCGTTAAGATAGCTCCTCTGTCGACAAAGTTAAAAACAAAAACGATTACAGATCGAAAAGGAAAAACCAAGGTAGTACCTCGTTTAAAGACACATTACTTTCTTCAAAAGGAAGTGTATCCGTTTTTAGCGCAGACTTCCGCGGTAAAGGTGGAAGAATTAACGACCGTCAACAAAGTACGATTAAAACAACATATCGGCAATATAAACGATGATGACTTAAATAAGATTATGAACCGTGTAAAGTGGGTATTTGACCTGTAA
- a CDS encoding amino acid permease: MKQQKLGFWVLTALVVGNMVGSGIFMLPRSLAEAASPAGVLLGWLLTGAGVLMIAIIFGNLAIRKPELNGGPQIYAKELFPKGSNASILSGFMSSWGYWIGNVAGNVAIITTFASYLSTFFPVLTSEHVVFSAGSLTLKLGNLLTFLVCTALLWVMHAIILQGAENAGKLNFVATATKVLGFFLFIVIGLFAFEKSYIQPFVAPRYDEAGHTLGLLPQINNVALSTLWAFIGIESAIVFASRARKQSDVKRATIVGLFIALAIYVGISVLVMGLLKQEVLMQSEKPLVDAIGTVLGPIGSQLLAGLGLISLIGSTLGWIFLSAEVPYQAAKQQLFIRAFLQENKNGMPRFSLIVSNMIAQLFIFSTISNSMAAAFDFVIYIATLSYLVPYVIASVYQLKLVWTGETYRTMQERMIDGTIAVLATVYSIWLVKAGTADMKTFLLGIALLASSLLFYPLVVKQQSEETNKQKQSA, from the coding sequence ATGAAACAACAAAAACTCGGCTTTTGGGTATTGACAGCGCTCGTTGTCGGTAACATGGTCGGATCTGGTATTTTTATGCTTCCTCGTTCGCTTGCGGAAGCCGCAAGCCCTGCTGGCGTGTTGCTCGGATGGCTGTTGACGGGTGCTGGGGTGTTAATGATTGCGATTATTTTTGGTAACTTAGCGATTCGAAAACCAGAATTAAATGGCGGACCGCAAATTTATGCGAAAGAGCTGTTTCCAAAAGGTTCAAATGCGTCGATTTTATCCGGCTTTATGTCATCTTGGGGATATTGGATCGGAAACGTCGCTGGAAACGTCGCCATCATTACGACGTTTGCTAGTTACTTATCAACGTTTTTCCCTGTTTTAACGAGCGAACATGTCGTCTTTTCCGCTGGTTCATTGACGTTAAAACTTGGAAATTTACTGACGTTTCTCGTTTGTACAGCGCTTTTATGGGTGATGCATGCGATTATTTTACAAGGAGCCGAAAACGCTGGAAAATTAAATTTCGTCGCAACAGCAACGAAAGTGCTCGGCTTTTTCTTATTCATTGTGATCGGATTGTTCGCCTTTGAAAAAAGCTATATCCAACCGTTTGTTGCTCCGCGTTACGATGAAGCAGGGCATACGCTCGGTCTTCTTCCGCAAATTAACAACGTTGCATTAAGCACGCTTTGGGCGTTTATCGGTATTGAATCGGCGATCGTCTTTGCTTCGCGCGCGCGCAAACAAAGCGATGTGAAACGCGCGACCATTGTCGGTTTATTTATCGCCTTAGCGATTTACGTCGGCATTAGCGTGCTCGTGATGGGATTGTTAAAACAAGAGGTGCTCATGCAGTCGGAAAAACCGCTCGTCGATGCGATCGGAACGGTGTTAGGACCGATCGGATCGCAACTGCTTGCCGGGCTCGGTTTAATTAGCTTAATCGGCTCTACGCTCGGTTGGATTTTTTTAAGTGCGGAAGTGCCGTATCAAGCCGCAAAACAACAGTTGTTCATTCGCGCCTTTTTACAAGAAAATAAAAACGGAATGCCGCGCTTTTCTTTAATCGTCTCGAATATGATTGCGCAACTATTCATTTTTTCAACAATTTCCAACTCGATGGCGGCAGCGTTTGATTTCGTCATTTACATTGCGACATTATCGTATCTCGTTCCATACGTCATCGCTTCCGTTTACCAATTGAAGCTCGTTTGGACAGGAGAAACGTATCGCACGATGCAAGAACGAATGATCGACGGAACGATCGCCGTGCTTGCGACCGTTTACTCCATTTGGCTTGTGAAAGCCGGAACAGCCGATATGAAAACATTTTTACTCGGCATCGCCTTGCTTGCAAGCAGTTTGCTTTTTTACCCGCTTGTTGTCAAACAACAAAGCGAAGAAACGAACAAACAAAAACAGTCAGCATAA
- a CDS encoding ABC transporter ATP-binding protein — protein sequence MAIQLQRVSKQFHKKEVIHDVSLEVNEGEIFGILGPSGAGKTTLVKMIAGIDMATEGTIHVLGARMPNLQTMARLGFMAQSDALYSELTALENLDFFASIYGLKGKKKKERIEEVLQLVNLTDDRKKAVHQYSGGMKRRLSLAAALLHEPEVLILDEPTVGIDPLLRQAIWEELERIRQRGTTIVVTTHVMDEAEKCMRLAMIRDGRLIAVGSPDELKKQTGTTTLERAFLHFGGAYA from the coding sequence ATGGCGATTCAATTGCAACGCGTAAGTAAACAGTTTCATAAAAAAGAAGTCATTCATGACGTGTCACTAGAAGTAAATGAAGGAGAAATTTTCGGCATCCTCGGTCCATCTGGGGCGGGGAAAACGACGCTCGTCAAAATGATCGCAGGCATCGATATGGCGACAGAAGGGACGATTCATGTGCTCGGTGCGCGCATGCCGAATTTGCAAACGATGGCGCGCCTCGGATTTATGGCACAATCCGATGCGCTATACAGCGAGTTAACGGCACTTGAAAATTTAGACTTTTTCGCCTCGATTTACGGACTAAAAGGGAAGAAGAAAAAAGAGCGCATCGAAGAAGTGTTGCAGCTTGTCAATTTAACGGACGATAGGAAAAAAGCGGTTCATCAATATTCTGGCGGAATGAAACGCCGTCTTTCGCTAGCGGCCGCGCTTCTTCATGAACCGGAAGTGCTAATTTTAGACGAGCCGACCGTCGGGATCGATCCGCTTCTTCGGCAAGCGATTTGGGAAGAACTTGAACGCATTCGTCAACGCGGAACGACGATCGTTGTGACGACGCACGTCATGGATGAAGCAGAAAAATGTATGCGGCTTGCGATGATTCGCGACGGACGGTTGATTGCCGTCGGCAGTCCAGACGAATTAAAGAAACAAACAGGCACAACGACGTTAGAACGAGCATTTTTACATTTTGGGGGGGCATATGCATGA
- a CDS encoding ABC transporter permease has product MRIQAIVVRIIRQFFRDKRTLALMIVAPMFVLFLMDLVFNGEQYEPHIAVDANVPQPLQDALKQADAHVTTMTKAKAMDELDEQQIDAFIEMKETAFRLTLEGSDPSISKTVLMTVQKAAQTLMPPTKQPFTIDTVYMHGSENMALFDNFGPVLIGFFIFFFVFLIAGVSFLRERTSGTLERLLATPLKRWEIVIGYVIGFGIFTTIQASLISSFAIHVLDMMMEGSFSYVLLITFLLAMTALTLGTLLSAFANNELQMIQFIPLVVVPQVFFSGLFHLETMEPWLRSVSFAMPLYYGADALREIMIRGKGFEAIAFDVYVLISFSLLFMILNVLALKKYRKL; this is encoded by the coding sequence ATGAGAATTCAAGCGATTGTCGTTCGCATTATTCGTCAGTTTTTTCGCGATAAACGAACGCTTGCATTAATGATTGTCGCACCGATGTTTGTATTGTTTTTAATGGACTTAGTGTTTAACGGAGAACAATATGAACCGCATATCGCGGTTGATGCAAACGTGCCACAGCCGTTGCAAGACGCATTAAAACAAGCGGATGCGCATGTGACGACGATGACAAAAGCGAAGGCGATGGACGAACTAGATGAGCAACAAATTGACGCATTTATTGAAATGAAGGAAACCGCTTTCCGTCTGACGCTCGAAGGAAGCGATCCGTCTATCAGCAAAACGGTGCTCATGACGGTGCAAAAAGCAGCACAAACGCTCATGCCGCCGACGAAACAACCATTTACGATCGACACGGTATATATGCACGGCTCAGAAAACATGGCGTTATTTGACAATTTCGGTCCGGTATTAATCGGCTTTTTCATTTTCTTTTTCGTCTTTTTAATTGCAGGGGTGTCGTTTTTGCGCGAGCGGACGAGTGGCACGCTTGAGCGTTTGTTAGCGACGCCGTTAAAACGATGGGAAATTGTGATCGGTTACGTCATCGGCTTTGGCATATTTACGACGATTCAAGCAAGCCTGATTTCTTCGTTTGCGATTCACGTCTTAGACATGATGATGGAAGGGTCATTTTCGTATGTGCTGCTCATTACGTTTTTATTGGCGATGACGGCGCTCACGTTAGGAACGTTATTATCGGCATTTGCGAACAACGAATTGCAAATGATTCAATTTATTCCGCTCGTCGTCGTTCCACAAGTCTTTTTCTCAGGGCTATTTCATTTAGAAACGATGGAGCCGTGGCTTCGTTCTGTTAGCTTCGCCATGCCGTTATATTACGGGGCAGATGCGTTAAGAGAAATTATGATTCGCGGAAAAGGGTTTGAAGCAATCGCCTTCGACGTATATGTTTTGATTAGTTTTTCTCTTTTATTTATGATATTAAATGTATTAGCATTAAAGAAATATCGAAAGTTGTGA
- a CDS encoding TetR/AcrR family transcriptional regulator gives MDERQQLFHLLNVDGQQLSEKQINILQAAIDMFAEKGYAATSTSEIAKRAGVAEGTIFRHYKTKKDLLLAIVKPTLFQSVAPFLAKKFVKDVFENEYEHYEQFVRAVFQNRYEFVKTYLPAIRILWQEMSFHDDIKAQFQTIFINHVYEKFKQIVEHFQQKGELVPLPPETIIRLTITTIAGFLFTRFLLMPDGPWDDEQEMERTIQFLMNGLKA, from the coding sequence ATGGACGAACGGCAACAGTTGTTTCATTTATTAAACGTCGATGGACAACAGTTAAGCGAAAAACAAATCAATATTTTACAAGCGGCCATTGACATGTTTGCAGAAAAAGGATACGCCGCGACGTCGACGAGCGAAATTGCGAAGCGGGCAGGGGTAGCGGAAGGAACGATTTTTCGTCATTATAAAACGAAAAAAGATTTGTTGTTGGCGATCGTTAAACCGACGTTATTTCAATCGGTTGCGCCGTTTTTAGCGAAAAAGTTTGTGAAAGACGTATTTGAAAACGAATATGAACATTATGAGCAGTTTGTGCGCGCTGTTTTTCAAAATCGGTATGAATTTGTGAAAACGTATTTGCCTGCGATTCGTATATTATGGCAGGAAATGTCATTTCACGATGACATTAAAGCGCAGTTTCAAACAATTTTTATCAATCATGTGTACGAAAAGTTTAAACAAATTGTCGAGCATTTTCAACAAAAAGGGGAGCTTGTTCCACTTCCGCCGGAGACGATTATTCGCTTGACGATTACGACAATCGCAGGGTTTTTATTCACTCGTTTTCTTCTCATGCCCGACGGTCCGTGGGATGATGAACAGGAGATGGAGCGGACGATTCAGTTTTTGATGAATGGACTAAAAGCCTAA